The sequence ggtcactgATCGGtcgatacgctaaaccggctcacggttaCTGATTGGCCGATAAGCTAAACCAGCTCACGGTCatagaccggccgatacgctaaaccggctcatgatcctagaccggccgatacgctacaTCGGCTCACAGTCCCTttgtgtacactaatcctgtctAACATCTAAATAGAACATGATCCGAATTCAATTAACATAACTCTGGTGCCAGATAGGTATTATACATAAATCTTAAAACTGATAGGCAATGATAATAGTTCACAAATTTTATTCAATTGCAGCATAATCTAAACTTTGACTTTTAtataagaaagcccacctgatcgtgGTCTGGCGATACAGGTAATTCTGAACTTTTGTttcactctctttctcttgtatctGACCTTCAGTATAAAAACTGACTAATAAATAATGAGGAAATGACATGGCTTTGATCTAAAAAGAATACTTATTTTGGTCATAAGGTGATATTTCTATTGAAATTATTGAATAAAGTCTAGCTGCTATTCGAAAACTTATTAATAACTAATTCAAGAAACACTTAACTGTGATTATCATAACTCTACTCGCACTAATTTAATAAATAGCTATTAGAtggaaataatataaatccctTATTTCCTCTTCTTTAAGGAACTTGATCttgaaataatatatattgtcTAATTTATGCATAAACACATAGGATAACATCAtaaattaattacaataatTCTACATGTCTAGACCATTTAATAAATCAAACTAATTATTAGCTAATAGCTAATAATTCTTATACataattataagcttaatttaaaataaatacagtccaactaaataaattaaggcTCAATCTaggggcctgtttgatatgggtttataggtaggataaattaaattaatacaaattagtgtgatgtttgatatcatgtgcagttaatatggtcaactcctacttaatcctacttctccatgctattttgtgggattaacccatactaataatccgcccaccccctcggataaatttaatactgagaagttggataaaaattctgctacccttcctcacgcatatcgatgcaaatgctcaagtaatggtggacacacatgatatttttaaaattatgtgaggatagttttggtattagataatataatccaacataatcctatggatatcaaacataatataggattaagtagccatgatatcaaacacccatgaaataatataaatccacactaatttctcaagataattttaatcctaatcaatcctaaactgcaaatcaaacggcccctaGTTAAATTAGATTTATCCTTTAATCAATTACCAAAGCCCAATAAATATGTTATTAACAAAGCCCATAAAATTAACTTCGTTTGAGCCCAACTGATGGTATATCTGataaacaaatactccctccgtccacgaaagaacttcctatctttcctttttggtacgtccacaaaagaacttcctacctatttttggactataccccaccacttataataatcttcttacttttcacttttcacaactctcaatattaattataacactttttcaccactcctaatacactcaactaccttttatccactctcaatacactcaacaatattttttcttaaaacccgtgccactccctccaaGGAAattatttcatggacggagggagtagttagaGTCTTCTAAGAATTTAAAACAGAtttatctctctcttttttttcttacgcAGAACACACTTTCTCTCTCTGCGTTCTGTTTCCTTCCCCCCTTCTCTctaccctctctctctctctctctctctctctctctgcgtttCTCCGGCGAATGTCGCCGGTTATCGCCGCCTCCGGCGAGCGAGGCCGGCTCCTTTCCTTCCTCCCcctccttttcctttttcttcccTATTTCCTTCCCAATTTCTAAAATTCCCAACTTCTAGGGTTCCTGCCTCTTTTTCTTCTCTGAGATTCGCCCCTCCGCCGCACCGCCGCCGTCTCCGACGCACCACCGGCCTCTCCATCCCAGGTATGTCCCTTCTTTCTCCCTCTCAATCCTTCTATATTCCCCCTCTCTGCTCactttctatctctctctctctatgccCTCTTGGTCGCGGCGGCCGCCGCGCACCGTCGCTGAGCATGCAGCGCCGGCGATCGCCGCGGCCCCTGCTTCGCCTTCCTCTTTCTATCCTGCTCTGTCTTCTCCTCTCCTCTCCTTCTCGTCTGCCTCTCCCCCTATCTATTTTCTATTTCAGGAATTGATGATTCTAGGTGTCTCCTGCGCGGCAGCTTCGACTACTGCTCAAAAtcctatttttttatatgttataaGTCTGTTTCCGCTTATTGAGGAACTGAGACTGCGTTTGTAAAATTAGAATTAGAGATATGTTTATAGTTATTGTTCATTACTATTCATGGTTGTTGCTTTAACACAAATATTGAGCTGTATTGTATGAAAAGGGATACTACCTTCTTCGATGTGAACTGctaagagcatcaacaacgtGGGGTGCGAAGGCCGGATCGatcccggcctatcgcacccgccACGGTTgttgcacccgggtgcaatggCTGTGGGGCGATGGAACGCACTCGGGGCAAAGCTGGAGCGAAGGAAATGGGTGAAAAGCACGCGCCCATTTctgtaatgaaaaaaaataaattcgaattaaaaaaaaaaaaaaaacggtcatTTGACCGTTGGCTTCAACGGTCTTCTcggccatttttttttctttttcacctatatataATCACATATCCCCTTCCTCAATCACAAACACTACATCAAACtactcattttctcttcaattcttAAAGAAAATGtcttcatccaccaattcttccaacaataattcttcctcaaattcttcatccgACGAAGAAGTTCATGTTGATCCCGCACAACTTCCTTCTCTTCCCGATCCTACTCAAGCccccgatttattttttatgagatgtgcTGTGAATTTTATGACAGTGGCAAGTTCATATCGTTTCGATCCACCTCCACCACGCCCGAGGAAGAAGCGGACAGTGGTTCGTCGTGACCGTGAAGGTGGAGCCGAGTGCCTCCATCGCGATTATTTTTCTGTCGAGCCTGTTTATGGGCCACAATTATTTCGCCGTCGATTTCGTATGAGCCGGGAGTTGTTTCTACGCATTGTCAATGCGCTAGAAGTCGATCCTTACTTCCAACAACGTCCGGATGCTATTGGCCGCTTAAGCTTCTCCCCGATCCAGAAGTGCACTGCCGCTGTTCGACAATTGGCATACGAAACTGCTGTTGATTGTTGTGACGAATATCTCCGTATAGGAGAGACGACGGCGTTGGAATGCTTGAAGAAATTCTGCAAGGCCGTCGTTCGTATCTTTGGCGGCACGTATTTGAGACGGCCAACAATTGCCGATGTGCAACGCATCACTGCAATGCACGAAGCCCGCCATGGGTTCCCGAGAATGTTGGGGAGCCTAGACTGCATGCATTAGGGATGGAAGAATTGCCCCGTGGCTTGGCACGACGCCTACACTCGAGGGGATCAAGGCGAGCCAACAATTATATTAGAGGCCGTTGCTTCACAAGATTTGTGGATCTGGCATGCATTCTTTGGAGTCGCTGGGtccaacaacgacatcaacgtgctcCACCAGTCCACGCTATTCAACGATGTTTTAGCGGGGCATGAAGCGGCTGTGCACTTCCTCGCCAACAATTCTCACCACACTCGAGGATACTACTTAACAGACGACATCTATCCGGACTGGCCGGTGTTTGTGAAGAGCTTCCAGTTTCCGAACGATGAGAAGAAGCGGAGGTTCAAGGTGATGCAAGAAGCTGCAAGGAAGGATGTGGAATGAGCTTTCGGTGTTCTTCAGGCTCAGTGGGGTATAATTAGAGGACCGTCGCGTTTGTGGAAGGCggagcaaatgagttcgatcatgtttgcatgcatcatattgcacaacatgatcattgagGATGAAGGTGGAAATGCAAGTAATTTTGACGGTGACGACGGCGAGGGACCAAGTTCTACTCCTCAAACACAATTCAATTCCGGAGCACCACCGGAGTTCGCCGCCTATTTGGCACGGAATGCAAGCTTGAAGGATGCACGATTGCATGCTCGCCTCCGCGATGATTTGGTTGAGCATATATGGGCACGCTTTGGTCCGGTTGACCCGTAGTTCGACGGctttaaatttttcaaaaattggatgttttaaatatttgttgttttttttatttgtggtgtttggatttttagttgaatgaattttatgttgttaaaattgaagttgtttaatttaaattgaaaaaagaataaaagtaaagagaaaataaaattaaaatctattgaaCCCGGgcgggtgcaataccattgttggagtgggtgcaatagaagtgggaccatgtctattgcacccactatgggtgcaagcattgtggatgctctaaggaaGACTGGGAATGATTTGTGTGTTGAAAGGTATTTTGCTTGTGTGTTTGAGTTTCTGCAGATTGGGAAAGGACTGAATTTACGCATCTCACTAGAGTGAGATTTGTTCTGGTTTGAGTCGGTCTCTATAATAGCTGACTCAAAAGTTTCAAGCAACGTGTTTGTTGCCCAACTAATCTGGCTAAAAGCCTAATtgttaaataaatcaaattcacAATTAATTAGTTCACTAATAATATAAGGGATTGGGCCAACCCTTTCTACGTGACAAAACTCCTGGCCCAAATATAGTTATTGGGCTCACAAACTTGACTGAATAGTACTTGagcttttaataaaaatagactAGCCCATCTCTTTTAACTAAACATCTTTAGGCTTCTAAATAAAATCCTGGTTCATCTTAAGATAATGAAGAAATAATGAAGTATTTGGGATGCTATAGCTAtctcaaaataactcaactcACTAAATTGCTAATAAATTCAAATCTCTCATATAGCTATTTTTTGTGCAATTCATAAAATATACCTAATCTATTAAGAACAAATATCTCTATTTAACTATATAtgaacaaataataatatagttaagGTGGGGGCTACTACAAAAGTGCAACCTTAAAATTGTGACATCGAGTACCGAGATACACCGACTCCCTGTTGGTTCGATCCTATACTTGTCATTGATTAACCTTAATTGCAAGGCATAGGAGATTACAAATTCTTTTTGCCCGAAGTCTTGAAGAAAAGCATTCGGCACGGCACCaattgatgaaataaatataaaaaaactacAAAGATTCTAAAGGATTAAGTTAAAAGGTGACATGGGTATCGTCAATTAGCTGAAAACACTTGAAGAACACGAAAATAACTTAGCTGAATTCGCTTGTATTAAATATCGCGTAATCTTTACAAATGCATATAATCATCTATGTATAGAGGATTACACAGGGGTAAACAAGTAATTTTATACTATTCACGTACACTGCATGGTCAATCACTGTCATTTTCACTGCAGATATTGTTAATAACTAACTAATAGCCTTTTGTCAGATACTTATCAGGGCTGCATGACTTCCGGTTGTCGAATTCTTTGTTCTTCACCTCTAACTTCAATAGCCTCTACTTGCGTTTTCTTAAGCTCCCGTTTCTTTATTAGATGTAATTTTTTAAGCTCTGACCCATTACCTTTAAAGCTCTTCATCGTCACCTCTGACATGTTCTCTTGTTTCTCCAACACTTATCAGCTCTGACTACTTTGCCACATGTTATTAATTCCAAGATCTTTTAACTCCGATTGTCAATATTTCGTTCCATGTGTCTTTAATTACTTACTTTAGGAATAAAATAACTAATTGAATAAATTGCCGGCGTTGATGCATGATTTACTCCTAGTTAATGACTTTTTCTAATAATAAACGTAATATTTACTATAAGACAAACATAATATTTATGATTATAAATCATACTCTCTCCAAATCCAACTCCAATTCTGAGGAATCAGAGTTGTATGCACTTGAATCCACTGTACCCCTATCAACTCAAACAAGATGATCAAGAATCAATCAAACAGATCATATATGAATGGCAACAAAAAGCTATCTCGATTTTGACAAGAAAAAGTCTCCACAACTTCTTAATCTTGCGCAAGAAAAAGTGAATGCAAGTTCCAAACAATCGACATACATGGCTTGCTAGCATGTAGAGCAACAAATTGTATGTAGCACCGGCCCAGGCTGTCTTTGAGACGACTCTAGTAGTTTTGATGATTTGAGAACTCAAGGGGAAGATCATATACAATCTTGGGATGTACTACAGTAGGACAATCATTATCAACGCATTGTTCGTGTGATCAGCATGGGAGCTTCTGATCGCTGGCAATAAGCATCACACAATCTGGACAAAAGCAGAAACTCAAACACTACACTCAACGACTTCCATTATCATCACCACTTTTCTATATTAGATAATGATTCAAATTAAACTCAGTTTAAGAGTTCAATAGTTGTATTTGTTTGCTACCTCATTTTCTCTCATGCCAGAATGGAACTAATATTGGAGAAAAACACTTAACCTGAAATGTATGATCAACAATGACTGATCCTAAACCAAATTAAGGTACCAAGAAGTATCAAGAAAGCAAAATTAATGCTACCTGAGAAAGAGGAAGGGCTGCAATGGCGTCGATCAAGAACTCAGAATTACCGGTAGAATTTCTTAAAAGAAATCGCGGATACTAAATAACAGAGTTTCGATCGCCTCTACCCGCCCTCCGGCGTGCGGTGGAGATGACGTGCGGCGACAGCGCAATTGTGAGATTGGTTCACAGAAATCGCGACACAATTGTGAGATTTAATCAAtgtaacaatatatatatatatatatctatatatatatatattttataattagttggtGTTGGAACAAAGCTACGCCAGATGCTCAGCAAAAGAAGAAGTAGCAGGCTGTATCAGAGACGCACGTCACCTGCTCGATAAAACTCCTGAACCTGCAAAACAAGGTAGAAGAAATAAACAAGAACAGTGACTGTGCAGCGGCGCACCGCTGCCTTCAAAGCGATCTTGGCAGACCCTCCGGTATCAAGTCTCGTTGCCGAATGCTTCCCAA comes from Salvia miltiorrhiza cultivar Shanhuang (shh) chromosome 3, IMPLAD_Smil_shh, whole genome shotgun sequence and encodes:
- the LOC131018792 gene encoding uncharacterized protein LOC131018792; the encoded protein is MTVASSYRFDPPPPRPRKKRTVVRRDREGGAECLHRDYFSVEPVYGPQLFRRRFRMSRELFLRIVNALEVDPYFQQRPDAIGRLSFSPIQKCTAAVRQLAYETAVDCCDEYLRIGETTALECLKKFCKAVVRIFGGTYLRRPTIADGWKNCPVAWHDAYTRGDQGEPTIILEAVASQDLWIWHAFFGVAGSNNDINVLHQSTLFNDVLAGHEAAVHFLANNSHHTRGYYLTDDIYPDWPVFVKSFQFPNDEKKRRFKVMQEAARKDVE